The following proteins are encoded in a genomic region of Neoarius graeffei isolate fNeoGra1 chromosome 6, fNeoGra1.pri, whole genome shotgun sequence:
- the agk gene encoding acylglycerol kinase, mitochondrial, whose product MARVVKVLRTLRNHWKKSTFAVCVLSYGGHWLYGKHCDNVLRREACQEAREIGRKLIGPQESLQKATVILNPAACKGKANSLFEKNAAPILHLAGIEVKVIKTDYEGQAKKLMDLMEPTDMLIVAGGDGTLQEVITGLLRRADEEAFSKTPIGFIPLGSQNSLSQSLHIVTDDKVKRITSATLSILKGETVPLDVLQIKSEKEQPVFALLSLRWGSFRDVATSISKYWYLGPLKTRAAHWFSTLREWPQIHHASVSYLPPIPRPPDLPDVKPVKPSLLYRICRRLKNYWTPPAEEPHVEAEPERWEDKQISTLELIISTQNRNPVKRRTDDSLVLSVEPDTLTVGQFITEGTKKAENPCECTEKAFQIEAGVCLLSLPQEGAGFFDIDNEAFEAMPVEVKLLPRKLRFFCSSERRDQLAQMN is encoded by the exons ATGGCCCGAGTTGTGAAAGTTTTACGGACTTTACGAAATCACTGGAAAAAATCCACTTTTGCTGTGTGTGTCCTGTCTTATGGTGGACACTGGTTATATGGAAAGCACTG TGACAATGTACTGCGACGAGAGGCATGTCAGGAGGCTCGG GAAATTGGCCGGAAATTAATTGGACCCCAGGAGTCACTGCAGAAAGCCACAGTAATCCTGAATCCTGCAGCATGTAAAGG AAAGGCTAACAGTCTGTTTGAAAAGAACGCAGCCCCTATTCTACATCTTGCTGGCATTGAGGTTAAAGTTATAAAG ACAGATTATGAAGGGCAAGCCAAAAAGCTAATGGATCTGATGGAACCGACGGACATGTTGATTGTTGCTGGGGGTGACGGAACCCTGCAGGAG GTTATAACTGGCTTGCTGCGCAGAGCTGATGAG GAAGCATTTAGTAAAACTCCCATTGGCTTCATTCCTCTGGGCTCTCAGAACTCCTTGAGCCAAAGTCTGCATATAGTTACTGATGACAAAGTAAA ACGCATCACTTCAGCAACGCTGTCTATTCTGAAAGGGGAGACGGTGCCACTGGATGTCCTTCAGATAAAG AGTGAGAAGGAGCAGCCAGTCTTTGCTCTCTTAAGTTTACGCTGGGGATCCTTCCGAGACGTTGCAACATCCATTAGCAA ATATTGGTATCTTGGACCTTTAAAAACAAGAGCAGCACATTGGTTTAGTACACTAAGG GAGTGGCCACAGATCCATCATGCTTCTGTCTCGTACTTGCCTCCCATCCCTCGACCCCCAGACCTGCCTGATGTGAAGCCTGTGAAACCCAGTCTGCTCTATCGCATCTGTCGGAGACTAAAAAACTACTGGACGCCTCCTGCAGAAG agCCCCATGTAGAGGCAGAACCAGAGCGCTGGGAGGATAAGCAGATCTCGACACTGGAGCTCATAATCAGCACACAGAACAGGAATCCGGTGAAAAGA CGGACAGATGATTCCCTGGTGCTCTCTGTGGAGCCAGATACGCTCACAGTTGGACAGTTCATCACAGAAGG GACTAAAAAAGCTGAAAATCCATGTGAGTGCACAGAGAAGGCATTTCAGATAGAGGCAGGTGTATGTCTGCTCAGTTTGCCCCAG GAGGGCGCTGGCTTTTTTGACATCGACAACGAAGCGTTTGAGGCAATGCCAGTGGAAGTGAAGCTTCTGCCACGGAAGCTGAGGTTCTTTTGCAGCTCTGAACGCAGAGACCAGCTGGCACAGATGAACTGA